Proteins from one Limanda limanda chromosome 4, fLimLim1.1, whole genome shotgun sequence genomic window:
- the cldn19 gene encoding claudin-19 produces MANSGLQLLGYFLALGGWIGIISTTALPQWKQSSYAGDAIITAVGLYEGLWMSCASQSTGQVQCKIFDSMLSLDIHIQTCRALMVVSVLLGFIGIIVSVVGMKCTKVGDNNPATKTRIAVTGGALFLLAGLCTLVSVSWYATQVSYLFFNPNTPPNARYEFGSALFVGWAAASLTALGGSLLCCSCSKDMRGQQYYRQSQPSTAREPNVKSTPPEKREQYL; encoded by the exons ATGGCCAACTCAGGTCTCCAGTTGTTGGGTTATTTCCTGGCGCTGGGCGGCTGGATCGGCATCATCTCCACCACCGCCTTACCCCAGTGGAAGCAGTCGTCATACGCCGGCGATGCCATCATCACGGCCGTGGGTCTGTACGAGGGGCTGTGGATGAGCTGCGCCTCGCAGAGCACAGGACAGGTGCAGTGCAAGATCTTTGACTCCATGCTCTCGCTGGACA TCCACATCCAGACATGTCGGGCCCTCATGGTGGTGTCAGTGCTGCTGGGCTTTATCGGCATCATCGTCAGCGTGGTGGGCATGAAGTGCACCAAGGTGGGAGATAACAACCCAGCCACCAAGACCCGCATCGCAGTGACCGGAGGCGCTCTCTTCCTGCTCGCAG GTCTATGTACTCTGGTGTCTGTGTCCTGGTATGCCACTCAGGTGTCCTATCTGTTCTTCAACCCAAATACACCGCCCAACGCCAG GTATGAGTTCGGCTCAGCCCTGTTCGTGGGCTGGGCGGCGGCCAGTCTGACAGCACTGGGCGGCTCCTTGctgtgctgctcctgctccaaaGACATGCGAGGACAGCAATATTACCGCCAATCACAGCCTTCCACAGCCAGGGA ACCAAATGTTAAAAGTACCCCACCAGAGAAAAGGGAGCAGTACTTGTAG